TGCGGAACGGCGCCCACCGCCTCCCGGAGCACCGCGAGGAGCTTGCCGCGTACCTGCCGGTCGGTCCCGGCGTACGTCTGCCCGCGCCGCGGCGGTCCCTCGTGCGCCGGCTTCCCGGCGAGGCGCCACGCGCACAGCCCGGCCACCGGACAGCGGACGCAGTCCGGGCTCTTCGCGGTGCACACCAGCGCGCCGAGCTCCATCGAGGCCGCCGCCCAGCGCGCCGCGGTCGCCTCGTCCTCGGGCAGCAGGGCCCGGGCCAGGCGCCGTTCCGCGGCGGTGGTGGCGTTCGGCGGGTACTCGACCCCGGTGGCGGTGCGCGCGAAGACCCGCCGGACGTTCGTGTCGAGGACGGCGTGTCGCTGGCCGTACGCGAAGGAGGCCACGGCGGCCGCCGTGTACTCGCCGATCCCGGGCAGCGAGAGGAGCTGCGCGTGCTCCCGCGGTACGTCGCCCCCGTGCCGCTCCGTTATCGCGACGGCCGCGCCGTGCAGCCGCAGGGCGCGGCGCGGGTAGCCGAGCCGCCCCCAGGCCCGTACGGCCTCGCCGGGGGCCTCGGCGGCCAGGTCGGCGGGGCGGGGCCACCGGGCGAGCCACTGCTCGTAGACCGGGAGGACCCGGCTGACCGGGGTCTGCTGGAGCATGAACTCGCTGACCATGACCCCCCAGGGGCCGGCCTCGGGGCGGCGCCAGGGCAGGTCGCGGGCGTGCTCGTCGAACCACGCGATGACGGGGGAGTGCAGCGCGTGCGAGGAGTCGGGGGATGCGGCCGTGGCGGAAGCGGGAGATGCAGTCATGACAGACGGCATCCTGGCACGTTTCAGGCCCGTCCCGCCGGGCCCGGGCCGGTGAACCAGACGGCGGCGCGGACCCCGCTCGCCCGCATGGCGGCGATGGTCGTACTGATCGGACCGGTGAGTGCGAGGACGGTGAGGGCGGCGACCGAACCGCCCAGCAGCAGGCCCGTCGCCACGTCGTGCGGGTAGTGCACGCCGACGAAGACCCGGGAGAAGGCCATCAGCAGGGCGAGCGGCACGGTCAGCAGCGCGAGCCGGCGTACGGCCATGGCCAGCGCCACGGCGGCGGCGCCCGCGATGGCCGCGTGATTGCTGGGGAAGGACCAGTCGCCCGGCGCCGGGCACGCGACCAGCGAGGCGGCGGCCCCGGCGACGGCGCGGCAGGGCCGCTCCTCGTCCACGGTGGACTTCACCGCCTCCGAGGCGACGTACGCGACGGCGGTGGCCAGCGGGGCGAGGACGGCGAGCGCGACCGGCCGGGGGCCGCCGCGGCCGCGCGAGCGCCACCAGGCGGCGGTGAAGAGCACACCGAAGAGCAGGAGCCCGTAGACCGTCCAGGCCTCGAACGCGGACTGCACCCATCCGGGCGTGGAGCGGGCGAAGCCGGTGATGTCGAGGTAGAGGCCTGAACTGTCCATGGCCACCGAAGGTAGTCAAAGCAGATGAATCCCCGCATCAGACCTCTGGCTGGTTTCCGGTGGTTCCGGATACTCCCGCAGGATGATCATCGGCAAATCGAGCCCGCTGCGCGGCATGTGGGGCACTGATCGGGCCTCGAACTCTCGTAAAGTTCCGTCCGTGGGATCTCTGCGCAATCCGGTCGGGCCGCTCCCCTCCTCCATCTACTGGCGACGGAGGGCTGTGCTGGCGTCCGTCGTCGCGCTCCTCGCGCTCCTCGCCGTATGGACCGTCAGTTCCGGCGGGGGGAAGACGAGTACGAACGGAAAGGGCCAGGGCGGCCCCGACCCCGTCGCCTCGATCACCCCCGGCCCGGCCGGGACGGGCCCCGCGATCAGCGCGGCCCCCGGCGGGCGCCCGGAGACCGGCAGCGGCGGAACCACCGGCTCCGAAGGCGCCGCAACGGGCGGCGCGGGCAAGAACGGTGAGCCGGGCAGCGGCACGGCCACGGGCGGCGGCTCCGGCTCCGGCGGCGGGGCGGCCGGCCCGGCGCAGGTCCCGGCCGACTCCCCGCTCCCCACCTGCGCGCCGGGTGCGCTGCAGTGGGAGGTCAAGAGCGCGAAGAACGAGTACGAGGCGAACGAGAAGCCCCGGCTCGAACTGGTCGCCCGCAACACCTCCGGCACCACCTGCAAGATCGACCTCGGCCCGAAGCAGGCGGTCCTGACCATCCTTCAGGCGAGCAGCAGCAAGGCGGTGTGGTCCTCGGCGGACTGCCCGCCGGGCGCGGGCAACGCCTTCTTCCGGCTGCCGGCGCAGGGGGAGACGAAGCAGGCGCTGGAATGGGACCGGAGGTTCAGCGCGGCGGACCAGTGCCAGTCGCCTCCGGCGGGGTCTGCGGCTCCCGACACCTACGTGGTCGAGGTCAAGTCCCCCGGCATGCCGGTCGCCCGGACCTCGTTCGTCCTCAAGCAGAACTAGCCGGCCCCTGCGGCGAGGCTGGATCTTCCAGCCCCTCCGGCGTTTGAGGAGCGGGGTCTCGGGCGGAGCCCCAGGGGCTTTGACCCGCGCCGGGTTCGGGGCGGAGCCCCGGCTAGACGTAGCGCTCGAGGATCGAGGACTCCGCCAGGCGGGACAGCCCCTCGCGGACGCTGCGCGCACGCGCCTCGCCGACCCCGTCCACCGTCTGCAGGTCGTCGACGCTCGCGGCGAGCAGCTTCTGCAGCCCCCCGAAGTGCTCCACGAGCCGCTCGATGATCGCGCCCGGCAGCCTCGGCACCTTCGCCAGCAGCCGGTACCCGCGGGGCGACACCGCCGAGTCCAGGGTCTCCGGCGAGCCCGTGTACCCCAGCGCCTTCGCCACGATCGCCAGCTCCAGCAGCTCCGGATGCGTCAGCGCGTCCAGTTCCGCCAGCGCCTCGTCCACCGTGCGGGAACGCTTCGCCGTCGGCTCCGGCACGTAGTCCCGGATGACGAGTTCCCGCTCCTGCTCGATGCCGACCGTCAGCTCGTCCAGCTGCAGCGACAGCAGTCGCCCGTCCGTGCCCAGTTCGACCACGTACTCGGCGATCTCGGTCGCGATCCGGCGGACCATTTCCAGCCGCTGCGCGACCGCCGTCACGTCGCGGACCGTGACCAGGTCCTCGATCTCCAGCGCCGACAGCGTGCCCGCGACCTCGTCGAGGCGCAGCTTGTACCGCTCCAGCGTGGCCAGCGCCTGGTTCGCCCGCGACAGGATCGCCCCGGACTCCTCGAGGACCCGCCGCTCCCCGTCCACGTACAGCGCG
Above is a genomic segment from Streptomyces sp. NBC_01233 containing:
- a CDS encoding A/G-specific adenine glycosylase, with amino-acid sequence MTASPASATAASPDSSHALHSPVIAWFDEHARDLPWRRPEAGPWGVMVSEFMLQQTPVSRVLPVYEQWLARWPRPADLAAEAPGEAVRAWGRLGYPRRALRLHGAAVAITERHGGDVPREHAQLLSLPGIGEYTAAAVASFAYGQRHAVLDTNVRRVFARTATGVEYPPNATTAAERRLARALLPEDEATAARWAAASMELGALVCTAKSPDCVRCPVAGLCAWRLAGKPAHEGPPRRGQTYAGTDRQVRGKLLAVLREAVGAVPQAVLDTVWDEPVQRARALDGLVSDGLVEPLDGGLYRLPQT
- a CDS encoding phosphatase PAP2 family protein codes for the protein MDSSGLYLDITGFARSTPGWVQSAFEAWTVYGLLLFGVLFTAAWWRSRGRGGPRPVALAVLAPLATAVAYVASEAVKSTVDEERPCRAVAGAAASLVACPAPGDWSFPSNHAAIAGAAAVALAMAVRRLALLTVPLALLMAFSRVFVGVHYPHDVATGLLLGGSVAALTVLALTGPISTTIAAMRASGVRAAVWFTGPGPAGRA
- the disA gene encoding DNA integrity scanning diadenylate cyclase DisA, which codes for MAAKDGAPASGKSGASSKQEAMMRASLSAVAPGQPLRDGLERIVRGNTGGLIVLGMDKSVEAMCTGGFVLDVEFTATRLRELCKLDGALILDKDITKILRAGVQLVPDASIPTEETGTRHRTADRVSKQCGFPVVSVSQSMRLIALYVDGERRVLEESGAILSRANQALATLERYKLRLDEVAGTLSALEIEDLVTVRDVTAVAQRLEMVRRIATEIAEYVVELGTDGRLLSLQLDELTVGIEQERELVIRDYVPEPTAKRSRTVDEALAELDALTHPELLELAIVAKALGYTGSPETLDSAVSPRGYRLLAKVPRLPGAIIERLVEHFGGLQKLLAASVDDLQTVDGVGEARARSVREGLSRLAESSILERYV